In Pseudomonas sp. HR96, the DNA window TCGAGAATACCGACCCGAGCCCCCTCGCGCGCCAGGGCCAGAGCCAGGTTGGCGGCAGTGGTCGACTTGCCGACACCGCCCTTGCCCGAGGCCACCGCGACGATGTTCTTGACGTTGGCCATGCCGGGGATCTGTGCCTGAGCCTTGTGCGCCGCGATCAGGCAATCGATCTCGACCCTGGCGCCCTCGACGCCTTCCATGCCCTCGATGGCCAGCTGCAGCATCTGCGCCCAGCCATTCTTGAACAGGCCGGCGGCATAACCGAGCTGCAGCTTGACGCGCACCTGGGCACCATCGATCTCGATGCTGCGCACGCAGCCGGCGCTGATCGGATCCTGATCGAGGTAGGGGTCGGTATATTGGCGAAGGACGGCTTCCACCGCTGCGCGATTGACGGCGCTCATGGCTACTCCCGGTTGCATGCTTGAGTGAAACAGGCGGCCATAGTAAGGGCTTTGGGTATGCTGGCGGTATACCCTTACACCCTTTATAGTGTTCGGTCTTCGATTGACTTCAAGTAGCCGAGCCCCAATGTCCGAGCCACGCCAGATCCTTGTTACCAGCGCCCTGCCCTACGCCAACGGTTCGATCCACCTCGGCCACATGGTCGAATACATTCAGACCGACATGTGGGTGCGCTTTCAGAAGCATCGTGGCAACCAGTGCATCTACGTGTGCGCCGACGACGCCCATGGCTCGGCCATCATGCTGCGCGCGGAAAAGGAAGGCATTACCCCGGAGCAGCTGATCGCCAAGGTTCAGGCCGAGCACAGCGGCGACTTCGCCGACTTCCTGGTGGACTTCGACAATTTCCACTCCACCCACGCCGAAGAAAACCGCGAGCTGTCCAGCGCCATTTACCTGAAGCTGCGCGAGGCCGGGCACATTGCCACGCGCTCGATCACCCAGTACTTCGACCCCGACAAGCAGATGTTCCTGGCCGATCGCTTCATCAAGGGCACCTGCCCCAAGTGCGGCACCGCCGACCAGTACGGCGACAACTGCGAGCACTGCGGCGCCACCTATGCGCCCACGGACCTCAAAGACCCGAAATCGGCGATCTCCGGCGCCACGCCAGTGCTCAAGGACTCCCAGCATTTCTTCTTCAAGCTGCCGGACTTCCAGCAGATGCTCGAGCGCTGGACCCGCAGCGGCACCCTGCAGGAGCCGGTGGCCAACAAGATCGCCGAATGGCTCGACGCCGGCCTGCAGGAGTGGGACATCTCGCGCGATGCGCCGTACTTCGGCTTCGAGATTCCCGGTGAGCCGGGCAAGTTTTTCTACGTGTGGCTGGACGCTCCCATCGGCTACATGGCCAGCTTCAAGAACCTCTGCGCGCGGCGCCCGGAACTCGACTTCGACGCCTTCTGGGGCAAGGACTCCACCGCCGAGCTGTATCACTTCATCGGCAAGGACATCGTCAACTTCCATGCGCTGTTCTGGCCCGCCATGCTCGAGGGGGCCGGCTACCGCAAGCCCACCGGCATCAACGTGCACGGCTACCTGACCGTCAACGGCCAGAAGATGTCGAAATCGCGCGGCACCTTCATCAAGGCACGGACCTACCTGGATCACCTGTCGCCGGAATACCTGCGCTACTACTATGCCGCCAAGCTGGGCAAGGGCGTCGACGACCTCGACCTGAACCTGGACGACTTCATCCAGAAGGTCAACTCCGACCTGGTCGGCAAGGTCGTCAATATCGCCAGCCGCTGCGCCGGGTTCATCCACAAGGGCAATGCCGGCGTGCTGGTGGCCGGCGATGCCGCGCCTGAGCTGACTGAAGCTTTCCTCGCCGCCGAGCCAAGCATTGCCGAAGCCTACGAAAACCGCGACTTCGCCCGGGCGATGCGCGAGATCATGGCCCTGGCCGACCGTGCCAATGCCTGGATCGCCGACAAGGCACCCTGGTCGCTGGCCAAGCAGGAAGGCCAGCAGGACCTCGTGCAGCAGGTGTGTGCCGCCGGCATCAACCTGTTCCGCCAGCTGGTGATTTTTCTCAAGCCGGTGCTGCCGCTGCTGGCCGCCGATGCCGAAGCCTTCCTCAACGTCGCACCGCTGCGCTGGGATGACCACCGCACGCTGCTGGCCAACCATCAGCTGAACGCGTTCAAGCCGCTGATGACCCGAATCGACCCGCTCAAGGTGCAGGCGATCACCGACGCCTCGCGTGAAGACCTCGCGGCCACCCAGGCTGCTCCGGCTGCCAGCGGCAACGGTGAACTGCTGAAAGATCCGCTGTCGGCTGAAATCGACTTCGACGCCTTCGCCGCCATCGACCTGCGCGTAGCGTTGATCGTCAAGGCCGAGCACGTGCAGGGTGCCGACAAGCTGTTGCGCCTGACCCTGGACATCGGTGACGAGCAACGCAACGTGTTCTCCGGCATCAAGAGTGCCTACCCGGACCCCGCCGCCCTGGAAGGCCGGCTGACCATGATGATCGCCAACCTCAAGCCGCGCAAAATGCGCTTCGGTGTGTCCGAAGGCATGGTCATGGCCGCCGGCCCTGGCGGCGAAGAGATCTACCTGCTCAGCCCGGACAGCGGCGCCAAGCCCGGCCAGCGTATCAAGTAACCCCTGAGTGACCTGGCGGCGCACCTGATGCCGCCAGGTCATGTGTAACGACATGAACCTGATCCAGCGCATCGACGCCCTCCTGCCCCAGACCCAATGCGGCAAGTGCGGCCACAACGGCTGCCGGCCCTATGCCAGCGCGCTCGCCGCCGGCGGCGAAGCCATCAACAAATGCCCCCCCGGTGGGACCGAGACGCTCGCCGCACTGGCGCAGCTGCTGCACACCCCCGTCATCCCTCTGGACCTCTCACGAGGCCGCGCGCCCGCCGTCGTCGCCTTCATTCGCGAAGCCGAGTGCATTGGCTGTACCAAGTGCATCCAGGCCTGCCCGGTGGACGCCATCGTCGGTGCCGCGCGCCTGATGCACAGCGTGCTGAGCGACGAATGCACCGGCTGCGACCTGTGCGTGGCGCCCTGCCCGGTGGACTGCATCGACCTGATCCCCTGCTCGGCCGAGGCCGTGCCCCTGGTCGGTGGCCTGGCTCAGGACCCGGCCAGCGTGGCCCGCCGGCAGAGCAAACGTGACCGCGCGCGACGTCGTTTCGACCAGCGCAATGACCGTTTGCGCCGAGACGAGCTGCAGCGTCAGGCGTCGCGCGCCGCCCGCGCTGCGTCCGTGCCCCTCCAGGCGCCGACGGCGGTCGCCGCCGCCGTGGCCGTGCCGGCAGACGCCGACAAAGCCCTCAAACAGGCGAAAATCGCTGTGGCCATGAGCCGCGCGCAGTTCAACAAATCGATCCGCGCCTTCGGCTCGCCGCCTACCGCCGAGCAGCACGCGCTGCTAGCCCAACTGCATCAGGAAGTCGAGGCGGCCGAAGCACTGCTGCTCAGCCTGCAACCGCCCGCCGAGGACAACCCAGCATCATGAACGCCGCCAAACGCCTGGAAATGTTTCGTCGCTGGCACGCAGAGAACCCGGAACCGAAGACCGAGCTGGCCTACACCTCACCGTTCGAGCTGCTGGTGGCGGTGATTCTGTCTGCCCAGGCCACTGACGTCGGCGTCAACAAGGCCACTGCGCGCCTGTACCCGGTGGCCAATACGGCGGCGGCGATTCACGCGCTGGGGGTCGAAGGCCTGTCGGCGTACATCAAGACCATCGGCCTGTACAACAGCAAGGCGAAGAACGTCATCGAGACTTGCCGCATCCTGGTCGAGCAGTACGACGGCCAGGTGCCACAGACCCGCGAGGCCCTCGAAGCGCTGCCCGGGGTCGGGCGCAAGACCGCCAATGTAGTGCTCAACACGGCATTCCGTCAGCTGGCGATGGCGGTCGACACGCATATCTTCCGGGTCAGCAACCGTACCGGGCTGGCCCCGGGCAAGAACGTCGTGGAAGTGGAAAAGGCCCTGATGAAATTCGTCCCGCGGCCCTACCTGCTGGATTCGCACCACTGGCTGATCCTGCACGGTCGCTACGTCTGCCAGGCCCGCAAACCGCGCTGCGGCAGCTGCCTGGTCGAAGACCTGTGCGATTACAAGCACAAGACCAGTGACGACTGAGCGACACCGATTGAGGCGCTATTGCCAGGCTATGCTGGCGATTGAAAAAATCTTTTTTACCAGCACCAGGATTGTCGCTATAAGGTCGGCCAACGGCACTGCACGCCTGGAGCTGAATGATGAGCGACGAAACAGAAGAAGTGGAAGGCGAAGTGGATGACGACTTCGTTGCGGTGGATGCCGAGGAAATCGAAGCACCCGTGGAAGTGGCAAAGACCAATCTGAGCAAACGCAGAACCATCGACAACCTGCTGGAGGAGCGGCGGCTGCAGCGCCAGCTGGCCGACTACGACTTCGACCTGTGACCCTCAGGCAAGGCCGTTGCGCTGCGCCAGCTCGATCAGGTCGACCAGCGACCGCGCATTGAGCTTGACCAGCAGACGGGTCTTGTAGGTGCTGACCGTCTTGTTGCTCAGAAACAGGCCATCGGCGATCTCCTTGTTGGTGCGCCCCCTGGCCAGTTGCTGCAACACCATCATTTCTCGCCCCGAGAGGCGCCCGACCAGATCCAGCTCGGTGGCGTTGCCGAGGCTCGAGCGCACCGAATGCAGCGCCTGGTTGGGAAAATAGCTGTAACCGGACAATACCGCCTTGATCGCCCCCAGCAGTTCGCTGCATTCCTGCTCCTTGCACACGTAACCGGCGGCCCCGGCCTGCATGCAGCGCATGGAAAAATGCCCCGGCGCCTGGTCGGTCAGTACCAGCACCTTGACCGGGTCGTTGACCGCCGTCAGGCGGCTGATGACCTCCAGCCCATTGAGCCTGCGAATGCCGATTTCCATGATGAGCAGGTCAGGCTCGTGCTCACGCACCAGCTGCAGGGCCTCCACGCCATTGTCCGCTTCCCCGACCACGTCGTATCCATGCCGCTCCATGAGCAGACGTACGGCCAGGCGCACGACCGGATGATCATCCACGATCAACACTTTATTCATGGCAAATCCAATTGTCCGCTGTTCATTTTCAGGAGGCGCACAATAGCCTAGTCGCTGCTGATTGTGCATTCGACACCGGCGGTTTACTACAGACACAGACCCTGCCTACAGCAAAGTAGGAAATTTCCTACAGCGTACGCTGGCAAATCTGCAGAACTGAACAGCCATCCCCCTACTCCCGACTGCAACTTTATCCCGGAGCATTGCATACACATCCGCACCGAGCAACCATCCCCAAGACTGCGATTCCGGCCAAATATTTCATGCAACATCCAGACATATTATTTTTTCGATGAAGCGACCAGGATCCGATAACAGCGACTTAACTTTCCCGCCATTAAAATATTTAATGCTGTGAACTTGCGGTCACCCTGGCCTACTGTATCGTCGTACTCCGCAAGGCCAGCGCTCGGCAAGGAAGCCACATGAACCTGACAAACATCACCAGCCCCTTGACCATCATTGCGCTGCTGGCCGCCCTTGTGGAGGCTTCAGCGCTGGCATCGCTGCCGTTTCTCGACCCGGCGAGCCAAGGTGTGTACATCTGGTTCCTGGTAGGATTCCCCCCCTTTCTCACAGTGCTGTTCTTCATCACGCTGAATTTCAACGCCAAGGCGTTGTTCTCGCCTTCCAGTGGTGCGTCTTTGCACGTTCAATCAGCCGAAACATCCGCGGCTGATATTACTTCGCCCACGACCACCTCTGAAAACAGTGTCATGCTTATTGGTGACACATTTTTTTGCAAGTTAGCGGAAAGGGAATTTCAGCAGCCACTAGAGTTGCTGGTTAAACGCCATGGCATTCAAGCGCGAATAATCAGTTGTAACACTCACCCTGAGAATCACGTTCAGTTCAGCGATCTGGCTCGGCGACATCGTTGAGCCTCAAAGCCCGATAAAAAAACCCCAGCCAGGCCGGGGTTTATTTATTGCAAACAGGGCGAGGGCAAGCTTAGAAGAGCTTGCGACCCTTGTTGGCAGCGATGCGCATGCGCAAGGCATTGAGCTTGATGAAGCCGGCCGCGTCCGCCTGGTTGTACGCGCCGCCATCTTCCTCGAAGGTAGCGATGTTGGCGTCGAACAGCGAGTCGTCGGACTTGCGACCGGTGACGATGACGTTGCCTTTGTACAGTTTCAGACGGACCACGCCGTTCACGTGGGCCTGGGAGGCGTCGATCATCTGTTGCAGCATCTGCCGCTCAGGGCTCCACCAGTAGCCGGTGTAGATCAGACTGGCGTACTTGGGCATGAGCTCGTCCTTGAGGTGCGCGACTTCGCGGTCAAGGGTGATGGACTCGATGGCGCGGTGTGCGCGCAGCATGATGGTGCCGCCCGGGGTTTCGTAGCAGCCGCGGGACTTCATGCCGACGTAGCGGTTTTCGACGATGTCGAGGCGGCCGATGCCGTTCTCGCCGCCAATGCGGTTGAGGGTCGCCAGTACTGTGGCCGGGGTCATGGTGACGCCGTCGATGGCGACAATGTCACCGTGGCGATAGGTCAGCTCGATGTAGGTCGGCACATTGGGAGCGTTCTCCGGGGAAACCGTCCAGCGCCACATGTCTTCTTCGTGCTCGGTCCAGGTGTCTTCCAGCACGCCACCTTCATAGGAGATGTGCAGCAGGTTGGCGTCCATGGAATAAGGCGACTTCTTCTTGCCGTGGCGCTCGATCGGGATCGCATGCTTTTCGGCGTAGTCCATGAGTTTTTCCCGCGACAGCAGGTCCCACTCGCGCCACGGGGCGATGACCTTGACGCCAGGCTTGAGCGCATAGGCACCCAGCTCGAAACGGACCTGGTCGTTGCCCTTGCCGGTGGCACCATGGGAGATGGCGTCGGCACCGGTCTCATTGGCGATTTCGATCAGGCGCTTGGCGATCAGCGGACGGGCGATGGAAGTGCCCAGCAGGTATTCGCCTTCGTAGACGGTGTTGGCACGGAACATCGGGAACACGAAGTCGCGCACGAATTCTTCGCGCAGGTCGTCGATGTAGATTTCCTTGACGCCCATGGCCTGCGCCTTGGCACGTGCCGGCTCGACCTCTTCGCCTTGGCCGAGGTCAGCGGTGAAGGTCACCACTTCACAGTTGTAAGTATCCTGCAGCCACTTGAGGATCACCGAAGTGTCCAGGCCGCCGGAATACGCCAGAACGACCTTGTTTACGTCCGCCATGCCATCACTCCACGGGGTTCTACGGAAAGCGGTCGATTCTACCGCTCTCCCCCATGGATTTACAGTGGCGCGACAGCGAATGACGGCGATGCGACAACGAAAGTCGACAGGGCGACGCGTTGAATGAGTGTGGAACCTGCCCCTGGCCTCCGGGAGTCTTGCTCCCACCCGCCCTGGCGGGGCGGCAGTCCAGGTGGGGAGGTGCGAAGCGCCCGCGAGGCCGCCAGGCCGGTTTCAGGCTCGACCGCTCAACCGGCCGGCTTGGCGGCAGGCGCGGCGGCCGGGGCCGCAGGCTTGGCCGGTGCCGGTGCCGGTGCGGGTGCCTGCGTCGCGGCTGAGGCCGGAGCAGCAGGAGCAGCAGGAGCAGCAGCGGGCACTACGGGCGCCACCGATGCAGGCGCCACAGGCGCACCGCGCTCGAGCTGCACATTTACCCGGCGGTTCCTGGCCCGATTGGCCGGCGAGGTGTTGGGCACCAGCGGATACTGCTCGCCGTGGAAGCGCACGGTGATCTGTTCTTCGGCAATGCCGTGAGCCTTGAGGTAATCGACCACCGCCAGCGCACGCCGGCGCGACAGGTCGCGGTTGGTCAGGCGGTTGCCGCTGTTGTCGGAATGGCCGTCGAGCTCGACGTGGTTCACCGACGGGTCGGCTTTCATGTAAGCCAGAATGCTGTCGAGCTGGCGCTTGCCTGCGGCGTCCAGGTCGATGCCGCCCCCCGGAAACCCGATCTGGCTCATGCGCACCTGGTCGAAGCTGACCGACAGCAGTTTGGCCGCACAGGCCTGGTAGTCACTGAAAGCCTTGCCGAACTTGACCGGCAGTATGCGCACCTGCGCCGCGCGGCCCGCGTCGCCATTGCCGCGCACCACCGCACTGCGCCCCTCGAGCAGGCCGCTGATCAGCCCGCTCGCCTGGCTCTGGGAACTGGTGAACAGTACCTCGCCACTGCTTAGGTGCACCGTACCCAGGCTGACATCGCCGCGCCCCGGCTGCCAGGGCGCGGCGGCGGCATACAAGGTTGCCGTGCCATTGCCCAGCATGCCGCTGGTGGAGGTCAGACGAAACACGGCTTTCTCGCCGGCCTTGCGCACAAACTCGCCAGCGCCGAAATCACTGATCGGCTGGGCCAGACGGCATTCGAACTGATCGCCGGAAACCGACCACTCGATGTTCTCCAGTCGGGTCTGGAAATTCAGGGCCATGGCCGGAAGGCTGGCAAACAGGCTGAGCAAGGCTAGATAGCGCTGGCGCACGGGAGGCTCCAAAGGTCATTACTGCGTACCTTCGGGGTATCGGACAGGCGTGGCAAAACTTGATAGCGAGTGCTGCCCACCGGGTTTTCCGGTAGCATTCCCCGGAGTTCGAACCGCCTGGAATTCCCAATGTCCGACCGCCTGACCCTGCTGCGCCCCGATGACTGGCACATCCATCTTCGCGACGGCGCCGTCCTGCCCCACACCGTCGCCGATGTGGCCCGCACCTTTGCTCGTGCCATCGTCATGCCCAACCTGGTGCCGCCCGTGCGCAACGCCCAGGAAGCGGGTGCCTACCGCGAGCGCATTCTTGCGGCGCGTCCGGCTGGCAGCGCTTTCGAGCCCCTGATGACGCTATACCTGACCGATCGCACCCAGCCCGAAGACATTCGCGCAGCCAAGGCCAGCGGCTTCGTGCACGCGGCCAAGATGTACCCCGCGGGTGCCACCACCAACTCGGACTCCGGCGTCACCAGCCTGGACAACATCAGCGCTGCACTGGAGGCCATGGCCGAAGTGGGCCTGCCGCTGCTGGTGCACGGCGAGGTGACCCGCGGCGAGGTGGACGTTTTCGACCGCGAGAAGCAGTTCATCGACGAACACATGGTCCGCCTGGTGCAGCGCTACCCGACGCTGAAAATCGTCTTCGAGCACATTACCACCGCCGATGCCGCGCAGTTCGTGACCGAGGCGCCGGCCAACGTCGGCGCCACCATCACTGCCCAGCATCTGTTGTACAACCGCAACCACATGCTGGTAGGCGGCATTCGCCCGCATTTCTACTGCCTGCCGATTCTCAAGCGCAACACCCATCAAGTTGCCCTGCTGGACGCCGCGACCAGCGGCAACGGCAAATTCTTCCTCGGCACCGACTCGGCGCCCCACGCCCAGCACGCCAAGGAAGCAGCCTGTGGCTGCGCCGGCTGCTACACCGCGTATGCGGCTATCGAGCTGTACGCCGAGGCGTTCGAACAGCGCAACGCGCTGGACAAGCTCGAAGGCTTCGCCAGTGTATTCGGCCCGGCCTTCTACGGCCTGCCCGGCAACCGCGACACCATTACCCTGGTTCGTGAAGAATGGACCGCCCCGACCCGCCTGCCGTTTGGCGAGCAGTCAGTCATCCCGCTGCGCGCCGGTGAAAAACTGCGCTGGCGCCTGCTGGAGAAACACGCGTGAGTGAGGATCTTTACGACGACGAACTGGACGCCCCTGCTGGCGGCCACGGCGGCGGTGGTTCGCGCCATCCCATGGCGGCACGCTTTCGCGGCTATTTGCCGGTGGTCATCGACGTCGAGACCGGTGGCTTCAACAGCGCCACCGACGCGCTGCTGGAAATCGCCGCCGTGACTATCGGCATGGACGAACAGGGCTTCGTATTCCCCGAGCACACGCACTTCTTCCGCGTGGAACCGTTCGTGGGCGCCAATATCGAGGCGGCGGCGCTGGAGTTCACCGGCATCAAGCTCGATCACCCGCTGCGCATGGCCGTCAGCGAAGAGACCGCCCTGACCGACATCTTTCGTGGCGTGCGCAAGGCACTCAAGGCCAACGGCTGCAAGCGGGCGATTCTGGTCGGACACAACAGCAGCTTCGACCTGGGTTTTCTCAACGCAGCTGTGGCGCGCACGGACATGAAGCGCAACCCGTTTCACCCGTTCTCCAGCTTCGACACCGCCTCGTTGGCCGGCCTTGCCTATGGCCAGACCGTACTGGCCAAGGCCTGTCAGGCCGCCGGTATCGACTTCGATGGACGCGAGGCGCATTCGGCCCGCTACGACACCGAAAAAACTGCGGAATTGTTCTGTGGCATCGTCAATCGTTGGAAGCAGATGGGTGGCTGGGAAGACTTCGACGAGTGACCCCTGACCACTCATCGGCTGTCACGAATTGCAAAGGAATGTGTTTTGACAAGCATTCTCATTAACATTAAGATCCGTCGCATCAAGTCCTCACCGCGACGGTCTTTCCAATGTATGTCTGCCTCTGCCAAGGTGTCACCGACGGTCAAATCCGCGATGCGATTTACGAAGGCTGCTGCAGTTACAAAGACGTCCGGGAAACCCTTAATGTAGCTTCCCAGTGCGGCAAATGTGCTTGCCTGGCCAAGCAGGTCGTACGTGACACGCTCACCGAATTGCAGACCACCCAGGCATCACTGGGCTATCCGGCCATGGCGTTCAGCGCAGACACCACCACCGCATAATATTGACCGAATATGAACAACCGGACCTCGTGTCCGGTTTTTTTATGCCCGAAAAACAACAAGTTAGCACCGCAACGCGGAACTCAGTCATTCTTATTCCGATTAATTTTCATATATTATTCAATAACTTAGGTTTGACAGACGAAGTTGGGAGCGCCAAACTCCGGCTTATTCGTACATTCCGTACCTTGTATTCATTGCATCGAGGCAGGCAGCCATCATGAAAGGCGACATCAGCGTCATCCAGCATCTCAACAGGATCCTCGGTAACGAGTTGATTGCTATCAACCAGTACTTCCTGCATGCCCGGATGTACGAAGACTGGGGCCTGAACAAGCTGGGCAAGCACGAGTATCACGAGTCCATCGACGAGATGAAGCATGCCGACAAGCTGATCAAGCGCATCCTGTTTCTGGAGGGCCTGCCCAACCTCCAGGAGCTGGGCAAGATCCTGATCGGCGAGCACACCCGCGAAATGCTGGAGTGCGACCTGAAGATCGAACAAAAAGGCCTGATCGACCTCAAGGCTGCCATTGCCCACTGCGAAACCGTCGGCGACTTCGGCAGCCGCGAGCTGCTGGAAGATATCCTTGAATCCGAAGAAGAACACATCGACTGGCTGGAAACCCAGCTGGGCCTGATCGACAAGGTCGGCATCGAGAACTACCTGCAGTCGCAGATGGGCGACGAGGACTGAGTCAGTCCTGCAACAGGGAAATGCATGTGAGAGGTCCCGCCCCGCCTGCGACGCCGCGCTGCGCACCAACCGGGTCGTTGTAGGAGCCGGCGCAGCTGGCGAGCGCGTCACCTCGGTGGCCAGGTGGATATCCGACGGTATCGCCGGCCCTGGTCTCGAGGCCTGGATGCGCGCTCACAAGCGCAACCCCCTACGGCACTGCACCCGGAAATAAAAAAGCCGCCAGCTGATGACCTCAGCTGGCGGCTTTGCTATGCCGCAGAGCAACCCATCAGGCGTTAGCTTTCTCGCTGGCTGCCTTGGCTACGGCATCCTTGACGGTGGTCTGCAGCTCACCGCTGGTGAACAGCTCGGTGATGATGTCGCTGCCGCCAATCAACTCGCCACCGACCCACAGCTGCGGGAAGGTCGGCCAGTTGGCGTACTTGGGCAGGTTGGCGCGGATTTCCGGGTTCTGCAGAATGTCCACGTAGGCGAACTTCTCACCGCAGGCCATCAGGGACTGCGCGGCCTTGGCGGAGAAGCCGCACTGAGGGGCGTTGGGCGAGCCTTTCATGTAAAGCAGAACGGTATTGTTGGCGATCTGCTCTTTAATCGTTTCGATGATATCCATGGGCACCTCGGCTGAACTATCCGACTGGTATGAAGTTTGTCGGCACGGTGACCTATTGTAACGGAAACCCGAGCGCGTTGCTCAACCTCTCCGGGCGAAACTGCGGGCGGGTCACTGCTGCGGGGCACCCTGTCCGGGCGCCTGCAGCTGGATTTCCAGCACGGTCTCGATCTCCTCCTGGGCAAAATGCTCGCCCGTCAGCTCGCCGATCAACCGCCAGTGCTCATCGAGCCCGCTGCTGATGGTGGCCATCCGATCGATCATGCGTCGACCCGCCGCTCGGGTGACTTCGTCCTCGCTACGCAGCAACTCGAACGACATCGAGGTCACCGACGCGGTGAGGTGCGTCAGGGTCCGTGCCGTAGCGCCAAGCAGTTCCATGAGGCACTGTTCTTTAGATTCCATTCTGTAACTCCCTGTTTCGCACAGGATACATATATAACCCAGCCATTCGCAGGATGATAGGCAATCGGTCGAGCCAGCCGATATTTGGCGTCAAAAGCCCGGCCCAGTGAATTTTAGACGAGGTCGCTGCGATGACGTTCGATCTCGGGGCACAAATCATGATCGACGGTAGAAAATTTTATGACGTGACGCCGCTTAGTGGCGGTAATGCCCGGTTACACCTGAGCCTAGGCCAAAAGCACTAATCCTTCGTCACCTATTGGTATCAGGCGACATTTAATTATAGGATGGCGCCTTCCCTAAATTTCGTCGCCCCGTGCGGCTTCCGCCGCAGGTCTCACTCCTATTCTTGTCGATTCGTCAGGAGCGGTCATTGTTGAGTCTCTGCGGTCTGTTGCAAAAGGTAGTTAATGATGAACGCAAGGCACTTTCTCTCCCTGATGGATTACTCGCCGGAACAGCTTTCGAGCTTGCTCCGCCGAGCCGTGGAGCTCAAGGCCTTGCGCGATCGAGGCGTGCTCTTCGAGCCGCTCAAGGCCCGCGTGCTCGGCATGATTTTCGAAAAGTCCTCGACCCGCACCCGCTTGTCGTTCGAGGCCGGCATGATCCAACTCGGTGGCCAGGCCATCTTCCTGTCGCCGCGTGATACACAACTGGGGCGCGGCGAGTCGATCGCCGACTGTGCGCGAGTCATGTCGCGCATGCTCGACGCGGTGATGATCCGCACCTATGCCCACAGCAACCTCACCGAGTTTGCCGCGCATTCGCGGGTGCCGGTGATCAACGGTCTGTCCGATGACCTGCACCCCTGCCAGCTGCTGGCCGACATGCAGACCTTCCTCGAGCACCGCGGCTCGATCAAGGGCAAGACAGTGGCGTGGATCGGTGACGGCAACAACATGTGCAACAGCTATCTGGAAGCGGCCGTGCAGTTCGACTTCAACCTGCGCATCGCCTGCCCCGAGGGTTTCGAACCGAACCCGGCGTTCCTGGCACTGGCCGGGGAGCGTACAAGCATCGTCCGCGACCCGCGGGCCGCAGTTGCCGGTGCCCACCTGGTGAGCACCGACGTATGGACCTCCATGGGCCAGGAAGAAGAAACCGCACGGCGCCTGGCCTTGTTCGCGCCCTATCAG includes these proteins:
- a CDS encoding response regulator transcription factor, whose product is MNKVLIVDDHPVVRLAVRLLMERHGYDVVGEADNGVEALQLVREHEPDLLIMEIGIRRLNGLEVISRLTAVNDPVKVLVLTDQAPGHFSMRCMQAGAAGYVCKEQECSELLGAIKAVLSGYSYFPNQALHSVRSSLGNATELDLVGRLSGREMMVLQQLARGRTNKEIADGLFLSNKTVSTYKTRLLVKLNARSLVDLIELAQRNGLA
- a CDS encoding flagellar protein MotY, producing MRQRYLALLSLFASLPAMALNFQTRLENIEWSVSGDQFECRLAQPISDFGAGEFVRKAGEKAVFRLTSTSGMLGNGTATLYAAAAPWQPGRGDVSLGTVHLSSGEVLFTSSQSQASGLISGLLEGRSAVVRGNGDAGRAAQVRILPVKFGKAFSDYQACAAKLLSVSFDQVRMSQIGFPGGGIDLDAAGKRQLDSILAYMKADPSVNHVELDGHSDNSGNRLTNRDLSRRRALAVVDYLKAHGIAEEQITVRFHGEQYPLVPNTSPANRARNRRVNVQLERGAPVAPASVAPVVPAAAPAAPAAPASAATQAPAPAPAPAKPAAPAAAPAAKPAG
- the pyrC gene encoding dihydroorotase, encoding MSDRLTLLRPDDWHIHLRDGAVLPHTVADVARTFARAIVMPNLVPPVRNAQEAGAYRERILAARPAGSAFEPLMTLYLTDRTQPEDIRAAKASGFVHAAKMYPAGATTNSDSGVTSLDNISAALEAMAEVGLPLLVHGEVTRGEVDVFDREKQFIDEHMVRLVQRYPTLKIVFEHITTADAAQFVTEAPANVGATITAQHLLYNRNHMLVGGIRPHFYCLPILKRNTHQVALLDAATSGNGKFFLGTDSAPHAQHAKEAACGCAGCYTAYAAIELYAEAFEQRNALDKLEGFASVFGPAFYGLPGNRDTITLVREEWTAPTRLPFGEQSVIPLRAGEKLRWRLLEKHA
- the metG gene encoding methionine--tRNA ligase, translating into MSEPRQILVTSALPYANGSIHLGHMVEYIQTDMWVRFQKHRGNQCIYVCADDAHGSAIMLRAEKEGITPEQLIAKVQAEHSGDFADFLVDFDNFHSTHAEENRELSSAIYLKLREAGHIATRSITQYFDPDKQMFLADRFIKGTCPKCGTADQYGDNCEHCGATYAPTDLKDPKSAISGATPVLKDSQHFFFKLPDFQQMLERWTRSGTLQEPVANKIAEWLDAGLQEWDISRDAPYFGFEIPGEPGKFFYVWLDAPIGYMASFKNLCARRPELDFDAFWGKDSTAELYHFIGKDIVNFHALFWPAMLEGAGYRKPTGINVHGYLTVNGQKMSKSRGTFIKARTYLDHLSPEYLRYYYAAKLGKGVDDLDLNLDDFIQKVNSDLVGKVVNIASRCAGFIHKGNAGVLVAGDAAPELTEAFLAAEPSIAEAYENRDFARAMREIMALADRANAWIADKAPWSLAKQEGQQDLVQQVCAAGINLFRQLVIFLKPVLPLLAADAEAFLNVAPLRWDDHRTLLANHQLNAFKPLMTRIDPLKVQAITDASREDLAATQAAPAASGNGELLKDPLSAEIDFDAFAAIDLRVALIVKAEHVQGADKLLRLTLDIGDEQRNVFSGIKSAYPDPAALEGRLTMMIANLKPRKMRFGVSEGMVMAAGPGGEEIYLLSPDSGAKPGQRIK
- a CDS encoding argininosuccinate synthase, with protein sequence MADVNKVVLAYSGGLDTSVILKWLQDTYNCEVVTFTADLGQGEEVEPARAKAQAMGVKEIYIDDLREEFVRDFVFPMFRANTVYEGEYLLGTSIARPLIAKRLIEIANETGADAISHGATGKGNDQVRFELGAYALKPGVKVIAPWREWDLLSREKLMDYAEKHAIPIERHGKKKSPYSMDANLLHISYEGGVLEDTWTEHEEDMWRWTVSPENAPNVPTYIELTYRHGDIVAIDGVTMTPATVLATLNRIGGENGIGRLDIVENRYVGMKSRGCYETPGGTIMLRAHRAIESITLDREVAHLKDELMPKYASLIYTGYWWSPERQMLQQMIDASQAHVNGVVRLKLYKGNVIVTGRKSDDSLFDANIATFEEDGGAYNQADAAGFIKLNALRMRIAANKGRKLF
- a CDS encoding PA3496 family putative envelope integrity protein — protein: MSDETEEVEGEVDDDFVAVDAEEIEAPVEVAKTNLSKRRTIDNLLEERRLQRQLADYDFDL
- the nth gene encoding endonuclease III, whose amino-acid sequence is MNAAKRLEMFRRWHAENPEPKTELAYTSPFELLVAVILSAQATDVGVNKATARLYPVANTAAAIHALGVEGLSAYIKTIGLYNSKAKNVIETCRILVEQYDGQVPQTREALEALPGVGRKTANVVLNTAFRQLAMAVDTHIFRVSNRTGLAPGKNVVEVEKALMKFVPRPYLLDSHHWLILHGRYVCQARKPRCGSCLVEDLCDYKHKTSDD